In a genomic window of Branchiostoma lanceolatum isolate klBraLanc5 chromosome 12, klBraLanc5.hap2, whole genome shotgun sequence:
- the LOC136446231 gene encoding putative malate dehydrogenase 1B: MAKFVIAGQADCPYYAKVELLADSLQSKLADFHVHKIVKTPEEWKPWLQQLCGDNGWSHGRSPIIWRELVDRGGKGLLIGGHNDFMEYARSYYGMTSDMLSQMMKNIAAENLAVTQEQREEEEIIRRQSKPLHVCVVNAARSPAYHVLPSLVNGEILREEEIALHLHDSEANLEKLRGLEMEVFDLSYPFLKEISVTTDLLTAFQNAHVAIVFDDFDQGGKEDAIGDMEAKVSFYKRVAEAINQTANKDIRVLVAGTGPLNSLVSILIDHTPSIPKQNIAAVAQVKERQAKSLLAKRLAVNSAGVCDVIVWGNVGGTTYTDVSRARVHGYDGAIWGPPSYSCSVSEMVHDNKWLEVEFLEQLQSRSNTTQESLQHAADLSMAAAISNTLGYWWNGSPEGQLFSLAVCSEGYYNVPEGVVFSFPVIFHKGSWEVVQDIDMNEDMRVMLSSITAQLVEEKDLLLHPTNANHEKLLKVFGVTPDVSQPSSIKLDKIMEETEKSSSEDTPEAVAIVNAGDETTPEAPVVTAADAGEEAVTS, from the exons ATGGCGAAGTTTGTGATTGCAG GCCAGGCTGACTGCCCCTACTATGCCAAGGTGGAGTTGTTGGCCGACagtttacagtcaaaactggcaGACTTCCACGTACACAAGATAGTCAAGACTCCAGAGGAATGGAAG CCCTGGCTGCAGCAGCTTTGTGGAGATAATGGCTGGAGCCACGGCAGGTCCCCCATCATCTGGAGAGAACTGGTGGACCGGGGAGGCAAGGGTCTCCTCATCGGGGGACACAACGACTTCATGGAGTATGCAAGA TCCTACTACGGCATGACGTCCGACATGCTGAGCCAGATGATGAAGAACATCGCTGCGGAGAACCTGGCCGTGACACAGGAGCAGCGGGAGGAGGAGGAAATCATCCGGAGGCAGAGCAAGCCTCTCCACGTCTGCGTCGTCAACGCCGCGCGGTCCCCCGCCTACCACGTGCTGCCGTCTCTCGTGAACGGCGAGATACTACGCGAGGAGGAGATCGCCTTGCACCTGCACGACTCGGAAGCAAACTTGGAGAAACTGAGAGGGTTGGAGATGGAGGTGTTTGACCTGTCGTACCCGTTCCTCAAGGAGATATCGGTGACGACAGACCTCCTCACGGCATTCCAGAATGCACACGTTGCCATCGTATTTGACGATTTCGACCAAGGTGGAAAGGAGGATGCTATCGGAGACATGGAAGCTAAAGTGTCGTTCTACAAACGTGTTGCGGAAGCAATCAACCAAACTGCAAACAAAGACATCCGAGTGCTAGTGGCAGGTACAGGGCCTCTGAACTCGTTGGTCAGTATCCTCATTGACCACACCCCCTCTATCCCTAAACAAAACATTGCAGCCGTGGCACAAGTGAAAGAGAGGCAAGCAAAGTCGCTGCTGGCAAAGCGGTTGGCGGTTAATTCTGCCGGAGTTTGTGACGTCATCGTGTGGGGGAACGTTGGAGGCACCACGTATACAGACGTGTCGCGAGCGAGAGTGCACGGCTACGATGGCGCTATCTGGGGACCACCAAG CTACTCCTGTTCAGTGTCAGAGATGGTTCACGACAACAAGTGGCTGGAGGTAGAGTTCCTAGAACAGCTACAGAGTCGCTCCAACACCACCCAGGAATCTCTGCAGCACGCCGCGGACCTCTCCATGGCTGCTGCCATCTCGAACACCCTCGGCTACTGGTGGAACGGATCGCCCGAGGGACAGCTCTTCTCTCTGGCCGTCTGCTCCGAAG gttaCTACAATGTCCCGGAGGGCGTGGTCTTCTCCTTCCCGGTCATATTCCACAAAGGCTCATGGGAGGTCGTGCAGGACATTGACATGAACGAGGACATGAGAGTCATGCTATCCAGCATCACGGCACAACTTGTGGag GAAAAGGATCTCCTCCTACACCCGACCAACGCTAACCACGAGAAGCTCCTGAAGGTGTTTGGCGTGACCCCTGACGTTTCACAGCCTTCGTCCATCAAACTGGACAAGATCATGGAGGAGACGGAGAAGTCTTCGTCTGAAGACACGCCCGAGGCTGTTGCTATTGTCAACGCAGGAGATGAGACCACACCCGA
- the LOC136446232 gene encoding MKI67 FHA domain-interacting nucleolar phosphoprotein-like: MASEASTWNTKADLVPLEKDKAKELRARISKIKKNQAEVLRPGAVFVKHIPHGFCEPQVKRFFSQFGSLSRVRLARSKKTGGPKGYGFIEFECEEVAKVVAETMNNYLMFEKLLKCEFIPAERLHPKTFNGWNRKFHKPTRRSTAIRKHNKPKDAAATLQSAMRLASKDLGRKKKYAALGLKYDFSGYDDVAKKAKLQAASTVSPKVSKSDEEAKKSKQSPVTLMLDSSDPEISFKTPPGVSKVKKVKKTAKKQT, translated from the exons atggcgtCCGAAGCGAGCACATGGAACACGAAAGCGGACTTGGTGCCCTTAGAAAAAGACAAGGCGAAGGAATTACGAGCCAGGATTAGCAAAATAAAAAAG AATCAGGCTGAAGTTCTGCGGCCTGGTGCGGTGTTTGTGAAACACATCCCCCACGGCTTCTGTGAGCCACAAGTCAAGCGGTTCTTCTCCCAGTTTGGCAGTTTGTCAAGAGTACGGCTGGCAAGGAGTAAAAAG ACGGGTGGTCCCAAGGGGTATGGCTTCATCGAGTTTGAGTGTGAGGAGGTGGCCAAGGTGGTGGCCGAGACGATGAACAACTACCTCATGTTTGAAAAGCTGCTGAAAT GCGAGTTTATTCCTGCCGAGCGACTTCACCCCAAAACGTTTAACGGATGGAACAGAAAGTTCCACAAACCAACCAGACGTTCAACAGCCATTAGGAAACACAACAAGCCCAAG GATGCCGCTGCAACCCTTCAGTCAGCCATGCGCCTGGCATCCAAAGACCTCGGGAGGAAGAAAAAGTATGCAGCCTTGGGACTTAAGTACGACTTCAGCGGTTAT GACGATGTGGCCAAAAAGGCCAAACTCCAAGCAGCCAGCACTGTGTCCCCCAAGGTCTCCAAGTCAGACGAAGAAGCCAAGAAATCCAAACAGTCGCCTGTCACTCTCATGCTGGACAGCTCAGACCCCGAGATATCTTTCAAGACGCCTCCAGGAGTCTCGAAAGTCAAGAAAGTCAAGAAGACTGCGAAGAAGCAGACATGA
- the LOC136445899 gene encoding endoplasmic reticulum junction formation protein lunapark-A-like isoform X1 — protein sequence MGAVITRFKKKQTTVEVLEGLDKEIQSLEQFKRHNEELQRRYVGGLLIYSIVLYIAAAVMFYFLFFPEGWQERVVRSLPLLTFPLLIWAVKKLLHWYFVRRITKKESQLGDLREKKKGILEDVMEHETYKAAKEILERFGPSKEEATHETPPGSPRRQPGPPVPTPVPPGQAERSDKADKPVPKSLRNHLHRHRELRQRRTPAPPPAQPNIPRLAVAPTRVETPPQGTPALPRPPGYPLSATPAMASPRTPARGPPEWHAGTPWPAGVPSRPPGPPLARPILPRERTVFDRVVDYLVGEGPSSRFALICQQCHSHNGMALQEEFEFITFRCAYCYTLNPARKVRPTAPKLLPDEPQTRSSTSAEDIYSEEEQKFVLHDKDAETEAKFAEGKDDEKDCERDETVREVEQEMIDMVAAGKQDVVPEEEKAGGDGNDGKPVEDVASEMPEDIGQGHIKDD from the exons ATGGGAGCGGTTATTACACGCTTCAAA AAAAAGCAAACTACAGTAGAAGTGCTTGAAGGGCTAGATAAG GAAATCCAGAGCTTAGAGCAGTTCAAACGTCACAACGAGGAGTTGCAGAGACGTTACGTGGGCGGGCTGCTAATCTACTCCATCGTGTTGTACATCGCTGCTGCCGTCATGTTCTACTTCCTGTTCTTCCCTGAGGGCTGGCAGGAACGCGTCGTCCGATCACTACCTCTGCTCACCTTCCCACTGCT aatatgGGCCGTCAAGAAGCTACTCCATTGGTACTTTGTAAGAAGAATCACAAAGAAAG AAAGTCAGCTTGGAGACCTGAGAGAAAAGAAGAAAGGCATT CTAGAAGATGTGATGGAACATGAGACGTACAAGGCAGCCAAGGAAATTCTGGAGAGATTTGGACCAAGTAAAGAGGAG GCAACTCATGAGACTCCACCAGGCAGCCCCAGAAGACAGCCCGGGCCCCCCGTCCCCACCCCAGTACCCCCTGGGCAAG CTGAAAGAAGTGACAAAGCAGACAAACCAGTGCCCAAATCCCTCAGAAACCACCTACACAGACATAGAG AGTTGCGCCAGCGGCGAACGCCGGCGCCGCCACCAGCCCAGCCCAACATCCCCCGCTTGGCGGTGGCCCCTACGAGAGTGGAGACTCCTCCCCAGGGTACCCCTGCACTCCCCCGACCCCCCGGGTACCCTCTGTCCGCCACACCAGCTATGG CGTCCCCCCGGACCCCAGCCCGCGGCCCGCCAGAGTGGCATGCTGGGACCCCGTGGCCCGCAGGAGTCCCTA GTCGTCCCCCGGGACCGCCGCTGGCGCGACCCATCTTGCCGCGGGAGCGTACGGTGTTCGACCGCGTTGTTGACTACCTGGTTGGGGAGGGTCCGAGCAGCAGGTTCGCCCTGATCTGTCAACAGTGCCACTCTCACAACGGCATGGCTCTCCAGGAGGAGTTCGAGTTCATCA CGTTTCGATGTGCGTACTGCTACACACTGAACCCAGCCCGTAAGGTCCGTCCCACCGCACCCAAACTCTTGCCAGACGAGCCTCAAACACGATCGTCAACCTCCGCCGAGGACATCTACAGCGAGGAGGAACAGAAATTCGTACTTCACGACAAGGACGCCGAGACAGAGGCCAAGTTCGCCGAGGGGAAGG ATGACGAGAAGGACTGTGAGAGAGATGAGACGGTCCGAGAGGTGGAGCAGGAAATGATTGACATGGTTGCCGCCGGCAAGCAGGACGTGGTTCCAGAGGAGGAGAAGGCAGGAGGAGACGGGAATGATGGGAAGCCAGTTGAAGATGTTGCAAGCGAGATGCCGGAAGATATCGGACAGGGACATATCAAAGACGATTGA
- the LOC136445899 gene encoding endoplasmic reticulum junction formation protein lunapark-A-like isoform X2 has protein sequence MGAVITRFKKKQTTVEVLEGLDKEIQSLEQFKRHNEELQRRYVGGLLIYSIVLYIAAAVMFYFLFFPEGWQERVVRSLPLLTFPLLIWAVKKLLHWYFVRRITKKESQLGDLREKKKGILEDVMEHETYKAAKEILERFGPSKEEATHETPPGSPRRQPGPPVPTPVPPGQELRQRRTPAPPPAQPNIPRLAVAPTRVETPPQGTPALPRPPGYPLSATPAMASPRTPARGPPEWHAGTPWPAGVPSRPPGPPLARPILPRERTVFDRVVDYLVGEGPSSRFALICQQCHSHNGMALQEEFEFITFRCAYCYTLNPARKVRPTAPKLLPDEPQTRSSTSAEDIYSEEEQKFVLHDKDAETEAKFAEGKDDEKDCERDETVREVEQEMIDMVAAGKQDVVPEEEKAGGDGNDGKPVEDVASEMPEDIGQGHIKDD, from the exons ATGGGAGCGGTTATTACACGCTTCAAA AAAAAGCAAACTACAGTAGAAGTGCTTGAAGGGCTAGATAAG GAAATCCAGAGCTTAGAGCAGTTCAAACGTCACAACGAGGAGTTGCAGAGACGTTACGTGGGCGGGCTGCTAATCTACTCCATCGTGTTGTACATCGCTGCTGCCGTCATGTTCTACTTCCTGTTCTTCCCTGAGGGCTGGCAGGAACGCGTCGTCCGATCACTACCTCTGCTCACCTTCCCACTGCT aatatgGGCCGTCAAGAAGCTACTCCATTGGTACTTTGTAAGAAGAATCACAAAGAAAG AAAGTCAGCTTGGAGACCTGAGAGAAAAGAAGAAAGGCATT CTAGAAGATGTGATGGAACATGAGACGTACAAGGCAGCCAAGGAAATTCTGGAGAGATTTGGACCAAGTAAAGAGGAG GCAACTCATGAGACTCCACCAGGCAGCCCCAGAAGACAGCCCGGGCCCCCCGTCCCCACCCCAGTACCCCCTGGGCAAG AGTTGCGCCAGCGGCGAACGCCGGCGCCGCCACCAGCCCAGCCCAACATCCCCCGCTTGGCGGTGGCCCCTACGAGAGTGGAGACTCCTCCCCAGGGTACCCCTGCACTCCCCCGACCCCCCGGGTACCCTCTGTCCGCCACACCAGCTATGG CGTCCCCCCGGACCCCAGCCCGCGGCCCGCCAGAGTGGCATGCTGGGACCCCGTGGCCCGCAGGAGTCCCTA GTCGTCCCCCGGGACCGCCGCTGGCGCGACCCATCTTGCCGCGGGAGCGTACGGTGTTCGACCGCGTTGTTGACTACCTGGTTGGGGAGGGTCCGAGCAGCAGGTTCGCCCTGATCTGTCAACAGTGCCACTCTCACAACGGCATGGCTCTCCAGGAGGAGTTCGAGTTCATCA CGTTTCGATGTGCGTACTGCTACACACTGAACCCAGCCCGTAAGGTCCGTCCCACCGCACCCAAACTCTTGCCAGACGAGCCTCAAACACGATCGTCAACCTCCGCCGAGGACATCTACAGCGAGGAGGAACAGAAATTCGTACTTCACGACAAGGACGCCGAGACAGAGGCCAAGTTCGCCGAGGGGAAGG ATGACGAGAAGGACTGTGAGAGAGATGAGACGGTCCGAGAGGTGGAGCAGGAAATGATTGACATGGTTGCCGCCGGCAAGCAGGACGTGGTTCCAGAGGAGGAGAAGGCAGGAGGAGACGGGAATGATGGGAAGCCAGTTGAAGATGTTGCAAGCGAGATGCCGGAAGATATCGGACAGGGACATATCAAAGACGATTGA
- the LOC136445899 gene encoding endoplasmic reticulum junction formation protein lunapark-A-like isoform X3 yields MGAVITRFKKKQTTVEVLEGLDKEIQSLEQFKRHNEELQRRYVGGLLIYSIVLYIAAAVMFYFLFFPEGWQERVVRSLPLLTFPLLIWAVKKLLHWYFVRRITKKESQLGDLREKKKGILEDVMEHETYKAAKEILERFGPSKEEATHETPPGSPRRQPGPPVPTPVPPGQAERSDKADKPVPKSLRNHLHRHRELRQRRTPAPPPAQPNIPRLAVAPTRVETPPQGTPALPRPPGYPLSATPAMGRPPGPPLARPILPRERTVFDRVVDYLVGEGPSSRFALICQQCHSHNGMALQEEFEFITFRCAYCYTLNPARKVRPTAPKLLPDEPQTRSSTSAEDIYSEEEQKFVLHDKDAETEAKFAEGKDDEKDCERDETVREVEQEMIDMVAAGKQDVVPEEEKAGGDGNDGKPVEDVASEMPEDIGQGHIKDD; encoded by the exons ATGGGAGCGGTTATTACACGCTTCAAA AAAAAGCAAACTACAGTAGAAGTGCTTGAAGGGCTAGATAAG GAAATCCAGAGCTTAGAGCAGTTCAAACGTCACAACGAGGAGTTGCAGAGACGTTACGTGGGCGGGCTGCTAATCTACTCCATCGTGTTGTACATCGCTGCTGCCGTCATGTTCTACTTCCTGTTCTTCCCTGAGGGCTGGCAGGAACGCGTCGTCCGATCACTACCTCTGCTCACCTTCCCACTGCT aatatgGGCCGTCAAGAAGCTACTCCATTGGTACTTTGTAAGAAGAATCACAAAGAAAG AAAGTCAGCTTGGAGACCTGAGAGAAAAGAAGAAAGGCATT CTAGAAGATGTGATGGAACATGAGACGTACAAGGCAGCCAAGGAAATTCTGGAGAGATTTGGACCAAGTAAAGAGGAG GCAACTCATGAGACTCCACCAGGCAGCCCCAGAAGACAGCCCGGGCCCCCCGTCCCCACCCCAGTACCCCCTGGGCAAG CTGAAAGAAGTGACAAAGCAGACAAACCAGTGCCCAAATCCCTCAGAAACCACCTACACAGACATAGAG AGTTGCGCCAGCGGCGAACGCCGGCGCCGCCACCAGCCCAGCCCAACATCCCCCGCTTGGCGGTGGCCCCTACGAGAGTGGAGACTCCTCCCCAGGGTACCCCTGCACTCCCCCGACCCCCCGGGTACCCTCTGTCCGCCACACCAGCTATGG GTCGTCCCCCGGGACCGCCGCTGGCGCGACCCATCTTGCCGCGGGAGCGTACGGTGTTCGACCGCGTTGTTGACTACCTGGTTGGGGAGGGTCCGAGCAGCAGGTTCGCCCTGATCTGTCAACAGTGCCACTCTCACAACGGCATGGCTCTCCAGGAGGAGTTCGAGTTCATCA CGTTTCGATGTGCGTACTGCTACACACTGAACCCAGCCCGTAAGGTCCGTCCCACCGCACCCAAACTCTTGCCAGACGAGCCTCAAACACGATCGTCAACCTCCGCCGAGGACATCTACAGCGAGGAGGAACAGAAATTCGTACTTCACGACAAGGACGCCGAGACAGAGGCCAAGTTCGCCGAGGGGAAGG ATGACGAGAAGGACTGTGAGAGAGATGAGACGGTCCGAGAGGTGGAGCAGGAAATGATTGACATGGTTGCCGCCGGCAAGCAGGACGTGGTTCCAGAGGAGGAGAAGGCAGGAGGAGACGGGAATGATGGGAAGCCAGTTGAAGATGTTGCAAGCGAGATGCCGGAAGATATCGGACAGGGACATATCAAAGACGATTGA
- the LOC136445899 gene encoding endoplasmic reticulum junction formation protein lunapark-A-like isoform X4, with the protein MGAVITRFKKKQTTVEVLEGLDKEIQSLEQFKRHNEELQRRYVGGLLIYSIVLYIAAAVMFYFLFFPEGWQERVVRSLPLLTFPLLIWAVKKLLHWYFVRRITKKESQLGDLREKKKGILEDVMEHETYKAAKEILERFGPSKEEATHETPPGSPRRQPGPPVPTPVPPGQAERSDKADKPVPKSLRNHLHRHRELRQRRTPAPPPAQPNIPRLAVAPTRVETPPQGTPALPRPPGYPLSATPAMASPRTPARGPPEWHAGTPWPAGVPSRPPGPPLARPILPRERTVFDRVVDYLVGEGPSSRFALICQQCHSHNGMALQEEFEFITFRCAYCYTLNPARKVRPTAPKLLPDEPQTRSSTSAEDIYSEEEQKFVLHDKDAETEAKFAEGKGAV; encoded by the exons ATGGGAGCGGTTATTACACGCTTCAAA AAAAAGCAAACTACAGTAGAAGTGCTTGAAGGGCTAGATAAG GAAATCCAGAGCTTAGAGCAGTTCAAACGTCACAACGAGGAGTTGCAGAGACGTTACGTGGGCGGGCTGCTAATCTACTCCATCGTGTTGTACATCGCTGCTGCCGTCATGTTCTACTTCCTGTTCTTCCCTGAGGGCTGGCAGGAACGCGTCGTCCGATCACTACCTCTGCTCACCTTCCCACTGCT aatatgGGCCGTCAAGAAGCTACTCCATTGGTACTTTGTAAGAAGAATCACAAAGAAAG AAAGTCAGCTTGGAGACCTGAGAGAAAAGAAGAAAGGCATT CTAGAAGATGTGATGGAACATGAGACGTACAAGGCAGCCAAGGAAATTCTGGAGAGATTTGGACCAAGTAAAGAGGAG GCAACTCATGAGACTCCACCAGGCAGCCCCAGAAGACAGCCCGGGCCCCCCGTCCCCACCCCAGTACCCCCTGGGCAAG CTGAAAGAAGTGACAAAGCAGACAAACCAGTGCCCAAATCCCTCAGAAACCACCTACACAGACATAGAG AGTTGCGCCAGCGGCGAACGCCGGCGCCGCCACCAGCCCAGCCCAACATCCCCCGCTTGGCGGTGGCCCCTACGAGAGTGGAGACTCCTCCCCAGGGTACCCCTGCACTCCCCCGACCCCCCGGGTACCCTCTGTCCGCCACACCAGCTATGG CGTCCCCCCGGACCCCAGCCCGCGGCCCGCCAGAGTGGCATGCTGGGACCCCGTGGCCCGCAGGAGTCCCTA GTCGTCCCCCGGGACCGCCGCTGGCGCGACCCATCTTGCCGCGGGAGCGTACGGTGTTCGACCGCGTTGTTGACTACCTGGTTGGGGAGGGTCCGAGCAGCAGGTTCGCCCTGATCTGTCAACAGTGCCACTCTCACAACGGCATGGCTCTCCAGGAGGAGTTCGAGTTCATCA CGTTTCGATGTGCGTACTGCTACACACTGAACCCAGCCCGTAAGGTCCGTCCCACCGCACCCAAACTCTTGCCAGACGAGCCTCAAACACGATCGTCAACCTCCGCCGAGGACATCTACAGCGAGGAGGAACAGAAATTCGTACTTCACGACAAGGACGCCGAGACAGAGGCCAAGTTCGCCGAGGGGAAGG gggcagtttga